A single window of Meiothermus sp. DNA harbors:
- the fba gene encoding class II fructose-1,6-bisphosphate aldolase, which translates to MPLALGKDVLDKARREGYAVPSFNTNNLETTQAILETAEALRAPVFIQVSDGARKYAGLENLSNLVRDMASRVSVPVVLHLDHGADYKMVLQALRAGFTSVMIDASHHPFEENVHETKKCVEAAHAVGVSVEAELGRLQGIEDNIVVEAKDAFLTDPDEAARFVDATGIDYLAIAIGTSHGAYKGKGRPYIDHARLEQIAQKVSIPLVLHGSSGVPQWLKDKMTATGADLGDPTGIHDEDVRRSIPNGIAKINIDTDLRLAFTAGIREVVMGNPKEFDPRKILGKGREYLKQVIREKFELMGTVGRA; encoded by the coding sequence ATGCCGTTGGCCCTAGGTAAAGACGTCCTCGACAAAGCACGGCGTGAAGGCTACGCCGTGCCCAGCTTCAACACCAACAACTTAGAGACCACCCAGGCCATCCTCGAGACCGCCGAGGCCCTCAGGGCCCCGGTCTTTATTCAGGTCTCGGATGGGGCCCGCAAGTACGCCGGGCTCGAGAACCTCTCCAATCTGGTGCGCGACATGGCCAGCCGGGTGAGCGTACCGGTGGTGCTGCACCTCGACCACGGTGCCGACTACAAGATGGTGCTACAGGCCCTGCGCGCGGGCTTTACCAGCGTGATGATCGACGCCTCGCACCACCCCTTCGAGGAGAACGTACACGAAACCAAAAAGTGCGTGGAGGCCGCGCACGCCGTAGGGGTCAGTGTGGAGGCCGAGCTAGGCCGCTTGCAGGGCATCGAGGACAACATCGTGGTGGAGGCCAAGGACGCCTTCCTCACCGACCCCGACGAGGCCGCCCGCTTCGTAGATGCCACCGGCATCGACTACCTGGCCATCGCCATCGGCACCTCGCACGGGGCCTACAAGGGCAAGGGGCGGCCCTACATAGATCACGCGAGGCTCGAGCAGATCGCCCAAAAGGTTTCCATCCCCTTGGTGCTGCACGGCTCCTCGGGGGTACCCCAGTGGCTCAAAGACAAAATGACCGCTACCGGAGCCGACCTCGGCGATCCCACCGGCATCCACGACGAGGACGTGCGCCGCTCCATCCCCAACGGCATCGCCAAAATCAACATTGATACCGACCTGCGCCTGGCCTTTACCGCGGGCATCCGCGAAGTGGTGATGGGCAACCCCAAGGAGTTTGACCCGCGCAAGATTCTGGGCAAGGGACGGGAGTACCTGAAGCAGGTCATCCGCGAAAAGTTCGAGCTGATGGGGACGGTGGGGCGGGCTTGA
- a CDS encoding YqhA family protein has product MNRVEQLIQGLLWQARWVMLLPVVGLLAGAVYFAVQTGVEVWRALSSSSLEKALPLMVGAVDLALLASVLIIFALGLYELFIAEVNRPEGSLNNVLVVRSLNDLKTKLGQVILMILVVKFFEKAQAFSPKEALDFLYYAGAVAFLGAALWLVQAKEKPGK; this is encoded by the coding sequence TTGAATCGTGTCGAGCAGCTCATCCAGGGCCTGCTCTGGCAGGCCCGCTGGGTGATGCTCCTGCCGGTGGTGGGCCTGCTGGCCGGGGCGGTCTACTTTGCAGTGCAGACCGGAGTGGAGGTCTGGCGGGCCCTTAGCTCGAGTAGCCTGGAAAAAGCCCTGCCCCTCATGGTGGGTGCGGTAGACCTGGCGCTGCTGGCCTCGGTGCTCATCATTTTTGCGCTGGGGCTTTACGAGCTCTTCATCGCCGAAGTGAACCGGCCCGAGGGCAGCTTGAACAATGTGCTGGTGGTGCGCAGCCTCAACGACCTCAAAACCAAGCTGGGCCAGGTCATCCTGATGATCCTGGTGGTAAAGTTCTTCGAGAAGGCCCAGGCTTTTTCACCCAAAGAAGCACTGGACTTTCTTTACTACGCCGGGGCGGTGGCCTTTTTGGGGGCAGCTTTGTGGCTGGTACAGGCCAAAGAAAAACCCGGCAAATAA
- a CDS encoding cytochrome c, with translation MFGAQTAVAQASPLYAQCQGCHQPTGAGMPGVFPPLAGHVPEILAAKGGREYLIQVLLHGLQGQITVKGAKYQGAMPSYAQLKDEEIAGLLNHISTQWGNKFPAGQQPFTAAEVKAQRGKTMTAAQVLEARNKLGLK, from the coding sequence CTGTTCGGTGCGCAAACTGCTGTGGCCCAGGCCAGCCCTCTTTACGCCCAGTGCCAGGGCTGCCATCAGCCCACCGGTGCAGGCATGCCGGGAGTCTTCCCACCCCTCGCGGGCCACGTGCCCGAGATTCTGGCTGCCAAGGGGGGCCGTGAATACTTGATTCAAGTCCTTCTTCACGGTCTGCAGGGTCAAATTACCGTGAAGGGTGCTAAGTATCAGGGTGCCATGCCTTCCTACGCTCAGCTCAAAGACGAAGAGATTGCCGGCTTGCTCAACCACATCTCCACCCAGTGGGGTAACAAATTCCCTGCAGGCCAACAGCCTTTCACTGCCGCCGAAGTCAAGGCCCAACGCGGCAAGACCATGACCGCGGCCCAGGTGCTGGAAGCCCGCAACAAGCTCGGCCTCAAGTAG
- a CDS encoding DsrE family protein, translating to MKPVDRRGLIRLAAWLGALPLLQAQANDKLSYSQFKKETPMAALYHCDYGAPDRFAQTLTNMSNHLSVYDNDPFKLKLVMVAHGQGVKFFLKDLEGLPQAWTADKFDQEAIFSRIKQLAALGVEYYICQITFTRNNIAESKLRSDDFIKWVPSGVGAVAELQAKGFAYIKAG from the coding sequence ATGAAGCCGGTAGATCGCAGGGGGCTGATCCGTTTGGCTGCTTGGTTGGGCGCACTACCTCTACTCCAGGCCCAGGCCAACGACAAGCTAAGCTATAGCCAGTTCAAAAAAGAAACGCCCATGGCTGCTTTATATCACTGCGACTATGGCGCTCCAGATCGCTTTGCCCAGACCCTGACCAACATGAGCAACCATCTGTCGGTTTACGACAACGACCCCTTCAAGCTCAAGTTGGTGATGGTGGCCCACGGGCAAGGGGTGAAGTTTTTCCTGAAAGACCTCGAGGGCCTGCCCCAGGCCTGGACAGCCGATAAATTCGATCAAGAAGCCATTTTTAGTCGCATTAAGCAGTTGGCTGCGTTGGGTGTGGAGTACTACATCTGCCAGATTACCTTCACCCGCAACAACATTGCAGAAAGCAAGCTACGTTCAGACGATTTCATCAAGTGGGTGCCATCGGGGGTCGGGGCTGTGGCCGAACTGCAAGCCAAGGGGTTTGCTTACATCAAGGCGGGCTAA